TTCTTTTAATGCGCACAGTCACGGCTGCAAAACGTTGCTCGAGCTGCAGTCTGCGAAAGCAAACATTTGCTGACCAACAAAGTTGCGGAGGAACGGAACCTTCTTTACCACAGAAAGCTTCATTCTGTCCCACCCACGTTACAGCAGCAGGGAGGTGTAGCACACCCTACTTTATTCTGTCCTGTTGTCTCCGCTTATATGTGGTTTTGCGAATGTCATCCGATGAGCATGAATGAAGTCATTATCCGTTCTGCTTGTTCTTGTACCTTTTGTTCCCTCTCTGTGTAAGAGAAGAGCTGAAGTGTGTCTTCTCCCCATGGCTCAGCTGACACAAAGCCTCTAAATATGTTCCCTTTACGGCGGACAAACTGGAAAAGTTGTGTCATGCTCTGCCTTCCCCCACGCCCCTTCCCCAAACAGGATTCGTTCAGTCAAATGACCCCATCCatctgagcaaaaacaaaatacggGTGAATGTCTGTCGTTGCTaagggatttcttttttttttttttgtaatgccCCAGAATCATGCACTGAATAGGCTAACAGTTATCTGCTTTCCTCCAGCTGTTTCCCTGTTCAGTGTTTGCTTCTTTTGTGATTGTGCTTACCTTCTACctcttttttgttcttctgtctTAGATGCGACAGAGGAGTTTTTCGAGTACGATGCCGAGGAGTTCCTGGTGTTCCTGACCTTGCTGATCACAGAGGGAAGGACACCGGAGTATTCGGTGAAAGGCAGGACTGAGGGGCTGCACTGCCCCCCGGCTCAGTCAGGCATGCCTCCTCTCCACAAGCATGAATGCAGCGACAAACTGCCTCAGGTGCCAATAcaacacacacgcccacgccaCACACCAGTCACACATTTGGttggttattttacctttgaaAAGCCTTCCTGTTTGTTTATATATTAAGGTTTCCCACACTactgtttttcagtattttctggATCTGGATAGTATGGAGAAACGGTATTCTTTCCAAAATTTGTTCTCTATTCCATGAATACCAATCTCTTCTACTTCCATGCTtccttatttcttttatttttgtttttctcgtGCACTTCCTTATCTCGGCCTTCCCATGTCACTACCTCCTTTCTTTGTTCCATGTGtcatttacttcattttttttcttgtgtctgcACTTTGTTTCATCTTTGCATCTTTCCTTCTCTCCACACTTTTATTTCTCCCTTTCTTCTTGTCTccttcttcttttgttgttgtgccacaattttgtttcttttccctcattttttctttctttctgtatttctttttatctgtttttctctttctgtctttgacttcccttcattctttctttccttttttctctccatcttttctttcttagtcactttcttttgctctttcttaaattaaaaaatcttgcaccgttgtttattttgttgcgagatgtttttaaaaaaaacattagtctccagtgatttttatatttggtgCAGGCTAGACAAAAAAGAAGCTACTAAGTGAaaattgttaaatgttttgatggGACAAGCAAAAATTTCTTTTATACAAGTAGAAGAAATAAGCTAAACAATGTTGCAGATGGAAAAGTTGACAGTGTTAACTTTGATggttaaaaatagaataaaagagTTTCTGGGGgggttttttaatgtttttttttcaatgatgAATAGCCTGACTGGATTTTTCTCTGCATTGTTTTAACAATGTTGTGTTATCTGTGGCCAGAGGTAAGTGTTTAACTCTGTTCATGTAAATGTTTCTTAGGGTTTAAAACTCTGGTGTTGTGATGCGTAATCAttgaaaaatgttgctaaaatcaataatcttttttcctgttttaatttttttctccatatttacAGCCTCCCAAATATAGTCATTTCTGCCCTAAGTTTATGGGGAATTgtacattttcaatatttttaaaatgagcatCAACGACTGAGAACTCTGGTATGATAAGTCTTTAacatataatatttatattaaacaaaactgtaaatgtgaacTATGGTTTTAGTAAATGTAGATAAAAGCTATCCTACATGGaacgtgtaaaaaaaaaaaaaaaaatccagtatCGTCACCAAACCATCATGGCCCTTATGTTGCATTACTGAGTggaaaactgaaactttttttaaacttgacgCTTTCTTTCAGATATCAGTGAATTTCCCAGAAGCCCCATCTGCTCCCCCTCCCCAAGCTTGACAAATACTAATGAGCGCTAACCTTCCTCCTCTGCCTGTGTGTCCCCCAGTGCCGACAAGCCAGGCGAACCCGTTCGGAGGTGATTCTGCTTTGGAGAAACAACATCCCTATCATGATCGAGGTCATGCTGTTGCCAGACTGTTGCTATGGTGATGAGTGTCCCCCAAGTGACCCAATCAGTGACCCAGTCATCAAACAAGATGCTTTGCTGTTGGAGAGGTGGACCCTACAGGCTGTTCCAAGACAGTAAGCCACGCAgaagcgcacacacacacacaaagttgAATGGGTTGATGAACTATGCAAGAAAAGTCCCATATACTGTGCATCTGCTAACTGCATCAACaccttgtttttttccctgtttcttCAACTTTTAACCTTTTAACCACTCAGTATAACTTTAATTACAAAgtattattttataatggtggcaaatctaatatatatatatatatatgtatatattagGTATAGTACACAATGCCTTTTCAAAATGGGACCACCAGAGTtctttaggagaaaaaaaacaacaaaaagtaacTGCAATCGTTTAACCAACATCTCCAAGCCTCTAACCTATTTATTCTTTTAGCCACCAGGGGAACTGTGATAAAAGTGCTGGTCTTTAGACCAGTCTGCTTTTTACATCCctaaaatccatgaaaacttgaTATGGAGTTACCAAATTCAGCAGAGAGTTGCTGAGGCTTCAGGGTTGTTTGGCTCGTTTTTGTTGAGGTTTAATTTTACAGGTGGGATCTGTTTTTAGGTCCTGCTTAGTCGATTATGCCTCTTTGTTATTCGCGGAACAAAGCTCCATAGTGGAGTTTagttatttttgctaaatttgtctagaaaactaaaaactaaaatcctGAAATAGGACTATTGATTCTTTAGCTGATCTTTTAAGGGTCCTCAGCAATTTGTCTGAAGTGCCATTGAcccttttatttatatttatggcTTTTTTTGACGTCTTTTGAAATGCTAATCCTTGTGGTAttattatgcattttctttctagATGTAACACTTCATACTTTGTTTCTATCACACAAACTCTCAGTGgaatacattgaggtttgttATAATGTAGCAAACTGTGAAAAGGTCTCTGGgatatgaaaacttttgcaaggcactataAATAATCGAAGCCAGCTCTGAATGTGTATTCCTTTAAAGCAGGACATAGCGGTGGGATTTGGTTTGCCGCCGCCGGGGAATCGGCAGCTCATCCTTTGGGTCGTTCGTGCCGCATGGATGGGACTTATTCCTGCGCATCCCACGGATATTTGATTGGATTGGGAGCTGGGGAGTTCGGAGGCAGCGCGACAACCTTTATGTTGTGTTCGAGAGCAGATTTTGTGGCATGGCAGGGCACTTATTACTGCTGCTAGAGGTTGTTGCTGTCAAGTTGTGTTATTGGTCTGGAGTTGGAGATAACGGcccctaaaaataaaaaattatcacTTCAGCATTTTTGACTAAAATCCGAacactcttttctttttttgagtttttttagatattaattCTTCAGCATAAAAATCTTCAAAAgaacgatttttttttttttttggcacggGTGGGAGTTGCAAAGTGGGATAATTGGCCTTTACAGATTGGCCCAGTTTCCTACTAACATACAAACGGTGGGACATTCTtgttaaaggggaaaaaaaattataagacACGCATCCCATGACCATTTTCTCATTAACCTGACACACTGGCACACTTCCAACCCCCCTTTTTAACTCTGTTTTTCCTAATAGAAGCGGCGATCGTTTCATTGAAGAGAAAACTCTGCTGTTGGCTGTACGATCTTACGTCTTCTTCTCCCAGCTCAGCGCCTGGCTCAGCGCCTCCCATGGCATCGTCCCCAGGAACATCCTGTACAGGTCGGACATGACTCTCTGACACTGGTGGAACCGGGCTTTTCAGTCCCACTGTCAAACCACGCTGCCAAGGCTAAAGCAAATGAGCTACGTTTGAAATCTGAAGTCTACGAATcagttttaaatttagaaattcACAACATAAGGTCCTTCTCAGTGAAGTagaatattataatttattgaacTAATATAGCTCAAAGAGtgaatacatacagtacatcacttagtgatatttttttaagtattaaatgttcattttgatttattacaGCTGATAAAGACCCATCATTAAGTTTCTCAAAAAAATTGAGTGATGCTTAAGATaagaaaaaagctgtttttttcttatcttaagaaaaaacaaaggtgttttgttttatttcagcattgtgtgtatttttgacTTGGGTATGGATATGgaaaattacttaaataaataaagtattggcacatgtattatttttaagagTTTGGGTTCTCATGAGCTTCTTGAAAAAATCATCACAATGAACTGCAATAAATGCGTGTAACTCTGTTCTGAACCTGTACGACATGAAGTTGAATTCCTGAGATGAATGAACGTTTCTATGATCTTCTAATTCTCTGTAGTATTAACTCTCATCCTCTCTGTTCAACAGGATCAGTGCTGCTGACGAAGATCTGGTGTGGCAGTTTTCCCAGCCGCCGTCCGAGCACATATTCCCCGTCCCCAACGTCTCCCAGAGCGTCGCCCTGCAGGTCCGCGTCCAGTCTCTCCCCCGCCAGCCCACCTACCCCACCCTGGCCTGTAGCATCCACACCGGCCTGCCTCCCATCTACAGCAAGACCCCCAGCCTCAGCCCCAACCTTGGCAGCCACGGTGGCCTGCCCACTCTGAAGAAGAGACAGGAGCCTGGCAAAGACAGCCTCCATTCTAACTCCAACATGTACGGCAAGAGCTCCAACTCTACGTCTAGCCTTCTACTCAACGGACTACCCATCCCTAATCTGCCCATCAACAACATCCCGATCAACAGCCTTCCTCACGCCACCGTGTCACATCCGTACAGCAAGAAGAGCCAGGAGCCTGGAGAGAACCACGCGTTTCACAACGGCGAGCTCCCGCAGGTCAACATCCCCCAGCGCCAGGGCTCGCCACTCTTCTACCGACCCGCCCGCTCCCCCACACCTTCACGCTCCAACTCCCCCTCCCCGCTTCCCTCGGGTAAAGCAGGGAAGTGGTTGTACACGGCGCTCAACGGTTCATCCGACCCCACCCCAGTGGACGACTACACCTGTGGCACCAGCAACACCGACCAGTCCAAGGCTCCTATCCCAGAGCCTCTGAGAAGTTTCAAGAACTTGTCCCTGGCTGAGTCGTCCCGGTGCCCCTCCCCGAGGCCTTCCGGAAGCGAAACCAATCCCCTCATTGGCTCCCTGCTGCAGGAGCGACAGGAAGTCATAGCTCGAATCGCACAAAGGCTCAACTTCTGCGACCCGACGGCACCGCCACTTCCCCCAGGCCTGTTCGCCACCGACAGCCCTCACAAAGCCATGTGGGGCGGCAACCACGACGACAAAGCCGCCGGTAAGACCAAAGAACTTGAGACGCGCCCTTACGAGTCGGTGGGACGCGCTAAGCCCGCGCCGTTTAACACCCCTGTGACAGAGACATCGCGCTTTATCAAGCGGGAGAGCTCCTCCCCGAAACCCGCCGCCTGCAGGAAACTGAGGATGACAGAGGCAGAGGAGTGGAACGGAGAAGTGACGGACAGAGATAAGGAGAACAATCGGGACAGCTCGCTCATTGCCCAGGCGGTGCAAGACATCACCAGGCTCATCCAGGAGAGGCTGGCCGTCCCGCCTTTGTCCCCCCGGCATAGCCGCAGCACTAGCCCACTGCACCACCACGTGCACACGACCACAATCACACACACCGTGCGCACGTATTCTCATCCCCCACCAGCCAGCAATGGCTGCGCCAACGGCCATGTACCCAGCCACGAACCTCAAAGAGACGGCACGCACAACACCGCCTCACACTCGCCTGTTTGCACAGAGAAGCCCCGAGGCGGACCGCGGGCCGAACGCCGCTCTCCGCGGGCCCAAAACGGTGCTCAGTTTACACTTGAAGAGACCTCACTCAACGGCCAGGCCGACACCCGGGTCCCCTGCCGTTTACGTGCTTCCCCGCAGGAGAAGCTCCCAGTCAGGACACCCAGCAGCCATGACACCCCGCCTCCCTCCCCTGTCCTGGAGAACAAACCAAGAAATGCCCAGATGTTCAGCTGGAACAACCACAGCGCCAGCCCAGCCACAAACTGTTACAGAATCCATGACGACGGCAAGCCTCAGTCTCTGCACCAGAACGAAATGCAAGCTGAGGCGTCCGCTTTGCGGGATGAGAACCAGGCGCCCTCAGAGTGTGACTCCTTCGCATCCAGTCCAGAAATGACTCCATCACCCTCAATCCTCGTAAGATCATTTTGACTCAGCTCCTTTTTAGATATGCAAAATATTCAATGTCTAGAGATTCAATTCCAATTTTAAGGGTGGAGATTTGATTTAGAAACCATTTTCGATTCAGAAACCAATTTTTCTGTAGATTGTGTTTAAATGATGTGACTGACAAGAGGAGAAGacttcaaacaaaaaaacagcatggCTAACCTAATATTGGTATTATAACCCAATACCCAATACACTGGTATTTGTGATTCTCTATAGAATCCTTTTATGAAATAATCCTGTAGCCATCCCAAACTGATCCAGATTGGTCACCTTATTGTAGGTGGATCATTCTAGAACTGTAGATATCTAGAATGATTCACTCAGTAATAGATGTAAATAGTTCATGTAAAGACTAAAAGAAGTCATGCATGAAAAGGGGCAGTAAgaagtgaaaactttttttctgaaaatttgcCCCcattcacaaaatgaaaattgaCTATTCAACTCAGAAGACTATTGCAGACATATTtgaaatacacaaaacaatACATATGTacatcaattttaaaatatttactcttGTCAATTCATGAAGTCTCAATATGTTTAACTGTAAATATTGGGTTTGTGTGATCTGTGTCCACTTCCATTAATTACCGTACTCCAATAACTGTCTTCTGTAATGGAAAAATCAAATCTATATGTTTTATGAATACTGCCCAACACATCAGTCACTGAGTTTTACTAAATATACAATTTGTGTAGTAATTCCATCACCTTATTAAAAACTGTAAtagttttggatatttaaacttttccatGACAAATGTTCATCAATGAGACactaaaataacataatttctttagtttttttgtatCGTAATTGTGCatcagcacttttttttctctactgcTACAAAATATAACATATCACTTTCTACATCACTCTCCTCTCTTCATTGCCGTCTTGCAGGGTCCTCACAGCCCCTCCCCTCTGCGTCCCTACAACAGCTGGAAGAAACAGAATCGCCACTCTCTGGACGCCACGGCAACGAAGGCCTTCCACCCCTGCACCGGCCTGCCTCTGCTCTCCAGCCCCGTAAGAAAACACGCGGCTGCCCACTCATGTACAGTGAACGTCGGACCATTAACACATAGGCGTGCAGAGCAGCTAGCGTGGGAGTCCATGCGGTTGCTTTTTGTTAGAACAGCACAGTCGCCACTCTTTGTCATCAGTCACAGAAACCGTGACTCCCTGCACAGCCACCCATGAAAATACAATGAATGTTTGTCTTTAAGAGACTAAAGTGTTAGCaacctctctctctttttctttttttttttttgctgctgggCTACCAAGTTATGAGTTAATGCACAGGCTAAGCATGGGTTAGTTATTAATTGCAAGGCAGACAAAGCGATTAAAAATTAGGATTTTTGAAACTGCTAAATCTTTCCATCACACATTTTATTCCGTTTTAATGAGCAGCTTGTCTTTGTAAGCAGCCAAGAGTGGGCCGACTACCAGAGCTGATAGCCGCAAGTGGCTCTATTGACCTTTCACACTAACTCTTAGCAacactggggggaaaaaaataaagaaccagctaatatttttatatatagatataacaacaaattcagtttttttcatggAATAGTTGTGTTAAATTTTCATAACAGAAATACactaaaaaaacagcaatatgTTTTTAgatcaaatttttattatttggttataaactgtgtttttattaacatttttcttaatttgtccctttggagaaaatattttattaaaagctttATGATTTCCTTCATGCTAACACCCAAAAATTTGAATGAAATGGCTATTCTTTAAGAATGTCATCACATTTCCTGTAGTAGATGTTGATCAAAATTATAagttctctttcttttccaacAAATCATGTATTGTTATTAAGCTCTAAACAAGTTAAAGTTTAACTGGACTGTAGGCAAGAATGACTCTTTGGATTGTAAATGTTGCAGATGACTGGCCTACGTAATCAGGCAGGGCAAATGTATTTGTAGAGCACATTCCATGTACaaagcaattcaaagtgctttacagaaaaatgtcGCGAGTTTAGacatagattaaaaaaaacacatgaataagtGGATCAAGATGAGACAAATGAAAAATCATAACCAGCTAATATCAAATTATCTCCCCATGAAGAGCAGAATAGCAAAATTATCAAATTATTAGTTTAATTTGAAACTACTCTTAAATATATGTgcaattatattatttatttatagctatttttgaaaaagaaaa
This genomic stretch from Xiphophorus hellerii strain 12219 chromosome 4, Xiphophorus_hellerii-4.1, whole genome shotgun sequence harbors:
- the atosa gene encoding atos homolog protein A isoform X1, which encodes MTLDNMKPERDATEEFFEYDAEEFLVFLTLLITEGRTPEYSVKGRTEGLHCPPAQSGMPPLHKHECSDKLPQCRQARRTRSEVILLWRNNIPIMIEVMLLPDCCYGDECPPSDPISDPVIKQDALLLERWTLQAVPRQSGDRFIEEKTLLLAVRSYVFFSQLSAWLSASHGIVPRNILYRISAADEDLVWQFSQPPSEHIFPVPNVSQSVALQVRVQSLPRQPTYPTLACSIHTGLPPIYSKTPSLSPNLGSHGGLPTLKKRQEPGKDSLHSNSNMYGKSSNSTSSLLLNGLPIPNLPINNIPINSLPHATVSHPYSKKSQEPGENHAFHNGELPQVNIPQRQGSPLFYRPARSPTPSRSNSPSPLPSGKAGKWLYTALNGSSDPTPVDDYTCGTSNTDQSKAPIPEPLRSFKNLSLAESSRCPSPRPSGSETNPLIGSLLQERQEVIARIAQRLNFCDPTAPPLPPGLFATDSPHKAMWGGNHDDKAAGKTKELETRPYESVGRAKPAPFNTPVTETSRFIKRESSSPKPAACRKLRMTEAEEWNGEVTDRDKENNRDSSLIAQAVQDITRLIQERLAVPPLSPRHSRSTSPLHHHVHTTTITHTVRTYSHPPPASNGCANGHVPSHEPQRDGTHNTASHSPVCTEKPRGGPRAERRSPRAQNGAQFTLEETSLNGQADTRVPCRLRASPQEKLPVRTPSSHDTPPPSPVLENKPRNAQMFSWNNHSASPATNCYRIHDDGKPQSLHQNEMQAEASALRDENQAPSECDSFASSPEMTPSPSILGPHSPSPLRPYNSWKKQNRHSLDATATKAFHPCTGLPLLSSPVPQRKNQTGYFDLDISLTGCKGLPWASGKRVCPKRDENTDESHQLFSASAPPASLSLLGNFEECVLNYRLEPLGTVEGFTAEVGASGSFCPSHLTLPVDVSFYSVSDDNAPSPYMGVINLESLGKRGYRVPASGTIQVTLFNPNKTVVKMFVVMYDLRAMPAGHQTFLRQRTFSVPVRRDANNQTNRKPLIPGQGRTLRYLIHLRFQSSKSGKLYLHRDIRLLFSRKSMEVDSGTAYELQSFTESPIDPPFSSRC
- the atosa gene encoding atos homolog protein A isoform X2 is translated as MTLDNMKPERDATEEFFEYDAEEFLVFLTLLITEGRTPEYSVKGRTEGLHCPPAQSGMPPLHKHECSDKLPQCRQARRTRSEVILLWRNNIPIMIEVMLLPDCCYGDECPPSDPISDPVIKQDALLLERWTLQAVPRQSGDRFIEEKTLLLAVRSYVFFSQLSAWLSASHGIVPRNILYRISAADEDLVWQFSQPPSEHIFPVPNVSQSVALQVRVQSLPRQPTYPTLACSIHTGLPPIYSKTPSLSPNLGSHGGLPTLKKRQEPGKDSLHSNSNMYGKSSNSTSSLLLNGLPIPNLPINNIPINSLPHATVSHPYSKKSQEPGENHAFHNGELPQVNIPQRQGSPLFYRPARSPTPSRSNSPSPLPSGKAGKWLYTALNGSSDPTPVDDYTCGTSNTDQSKAPIPEPLRSFKNLSLAESSRCPSPRPSGSETNPLIGSLLQERQEVIARIAQRLNFCDPTAPPLPPGLFATDSPHKAMWGGNHDDKAAGKTKELETRPYESVGRAKPAPFNTPVTETSRFIKRESSSPKPAACRKLRMTEAEEWNGEVTDRDKENNRDSSLIAQAVQDITRLIQERLAVPPLSPRHSRSTSPLHHHVHTTTITHTVRTYSHPPPASNGCANGHVPSHEPQRDGTHNTASHSPVCTEKPRGGPRAERRSPRAQNGAQFTLEETSLNGQADTRVPCRLRASPQEKLPVRTPSSHDTPPPSPVLENKPRNAQMFSWNNHSASPATNCYRIHDDGKPQSLHQNEMQAEASALRDENQAPSECDSFASSPEMTPSPSILGPHSPSPLRPYNSWKKQNRHSLDATATKAFHPCTGLPLLSSPVPQRKNQTGYFDLDISLTGCKGLPWASGKRVCPKRDENTDESHQLFSASAPPASLSLLGNFEECVLNYRLEPLGTVEGFTAEVGASGSFCPSHLTLPVDVSFYSVSDDNAPSPYMTLFNPNKTVVKMFVVMYDLRAMPAGHQTFLRQRTFSVPVRRDANNQTNRKPLIPGQGRTLRYLIHLRFQSSKSGKLYLHRDIRLLFSRKSMEVDSGTAYELQSFTESPIDPPFSSRC